The Amycolatopsis sp. NBC_01480 genome segment TTCCGCCGACGTGTCACGCGTGATCGTGTGCAGCCGCACGCCGAAGCGCACCGTGCGACCCGCTGCCTCGGCCAGCGCCCGTACCTTGCCGATCTTCTCCGCCACCTGCGCGGGCGGCTCGCCCCAGGTCAGGTAGACGTCGGCGTGCCGGGCGGCGACCGGGAGCGCGGCCGGGGACGAGCCACCGAAGTAGATCGGCGGCACCGGGTCCGGCGCGGCCAAAGTGGTCGCGCCCTCGACCTTCAGGTGCTCGCCCTCGAAGTCGAACGGCTTGCCCGACCACACGCCGCGGACGATGGTCAGGAACTCGTCCGTCCGTGCGTACCGGGCGTCATGGTCGTGCCAGTCGCCGAACCGGCGCTGCTCCACCGCGTCGCCGCCGGTGACGATGTTCAGCAGCACCCGTCCCTGCGACAGCCGCTGGAAGGTGCCCGCCATCTGCGCGGCCAGCGTCGGCGAGATGACGCCGGGCCGGAACGCGACCAGGAACTTCAGCTTCCGCGTCTGCTGGATCAGCGCCGCGGTGGTCAGCCACGCGTCCTCGCACCAGGTGCCCGTCGGCGTCAGCACGCCCTCGAAACCCTGCTGCTCGGCGGCGCGCGCGACCTGCCCGAGGTACTCGAGATCGGCCGGGCGCTGCGCCCGCGGACCCGAGGACTTGCTGGCGTGGAAGCGTTCCACGATCGTCCGGCCGTCTCCGGTGGTCGGCAGGAACCAGTGCAGTTTCAGGCTCATCCGTTGCTCCTCGCGGCTTCGATCTCCGGGCCGTAACGACGGTCGGCGAACTGGGCGAAGTCCACCTTTCCCGGGAGGGTCTTGTCTTCGGTGAAGGCATCCGCCAGCTGCTGCTCAGAAGCGACGACGGAATCGTCCAGCGGCGTCGGCACGTCACGCCCGGCGTCCACCGACTTCTGCGCCACCGCAAGGGAAATCCCGGTCTCGGCGGCCCAGACCTTGGCCCACTCGTCGTGGTGGGAGTTGGACCACAGCTGGGCCTTGACCACCCGCGTCACGAAGTCCTTGATCGCCGCGTTCTTGCCGGGGTCGGCCAGCGCCGCGGTGCTCGCGGTCTCGAACGCGAGCCCGTTGGAGCTGCCGCGGCCGTCGGCGAGCACGCGGGCGTGGGCGTCGATCTGCGCCTGTGCGGTGTACGGGTCCCAGATCGCCCACGCGTCCACCTGGTGCTGGGTGAACGCCGCGTACGCCTCCGAGGGCTGCAGGAAGGAGAGCTTGACGTCCTTGGTCGTCAGCCCGGCGTTCTTCAGCGTGTTCAGCAGCTGCCCGTGCGCGGAGCTGCCCTTGGCCACGGCGATGGTCTTTCCCTTGAGCGCCTGGACATTCGGCAGCGGCGAGTCCGGCGGGACCAGGATCGCCTCACGCTCCACATTGCTCTTCGCGACGCTGACCACGGAGATCTTCGCCTTCGACGCGGCCGCGAAGATCGGCGGTGTGTTGCCCACCCGGCCGAGGTCGATCGCGCCGGCCGAGGCCGCCTCCAGCAGCGGCGGCCCGGAGGTGAACGTCGACCATTCGATCCGGTACGGCACGGCGCCGAGCTGGTTCGCGGCCGTGAGCAAGGACTTCACGCCGCCCTTCTGGTCGCCGACGCGCAAAGTCACCTTCGCCAGGTCGGCCGGGGAAACGGCGGCGGGCACGGGCGCGGGCCCGCTCGCCGCGGTGGTGGACGAGCAGGCGGTCAGCCCGCCCAGCAGCAGCAGGGCCGCCGTCGCCACCACCGTCGAGTTACGCAGGTGCACCTTCGGTCACTCCCAGGTCGGCCAGCACGCGCGTGCGCACGCCGGCGTGGTCGGTCAGCGTCCGCGGCCGGGCGTGGCCGAGGACGTGTTCGGCGACGATCCGGCCCTCGTCGAGCACGAGGATCCGGTCGGCGAGCAGCAGCGCCTCGTCGACGTCGTGGGTCACCAGCAGCACGGCCGGGGAATGCTTGCGCCACAGGTCTTCGACGAGCCGGTGCATCGCGATCCGGGTGAGCGCGTCGAGTGCGCCGAACGGCTCGTCGAGCAGCAGCAGGTCCGGCTCGCGCACCAGCGCCCGGGCCAGCGAGAGGCGCTGGGCCTCGCCGCCGGACAGGGTCAGCGGCCAGTCGTCGGCGTGGGCGGCCAGCTGTACCTCGGCGATCGCGCGTTCGGCGATCGCGCGGTTGCGGGCCTGGGACCGGCCGTCGCGGCGCAGCCCGAGCACGACGTTGCGCCAGACCTTCCGCCACGGCAGCAACCGCGGCTGCTGGAAGGCGACGGACACCGTGCCGTCCACCTCGGCGGCACCCTCGATCTCGCCGTCCAGCCCGGCGAGGACGCGCAGCAGCGTGGACTTGCCGGAGCCGCTGCGGCCCAGCAGCGCCACGAACTCGCCGCGGCCGATCTCCAGGTTCAGTCCACTCAGGACGGTCCGGTCACCGAAACTCTTGGTCAGGCCCCGGACCTCGACCACCGGTGCGGTCAGCGGGCTCGCCATCGCAGGGCCCTCCGTTCCAGCAGGCGCACCAGCGCGTCGGTGACCAGGCCGAGCACCGCGTACACGATGAGGCCGACCACCACCACGTCGGTGCGGAGGAATTCACGCGCGTTGTTGATCAGGTAGCCGATGCCGGCGTCCGCGTTCACCGTCTCGCCGACGATCAGCGCGAGCCACGCGAGGCCGAGGGATTGCCGCAGCCCCACCAGGGCCTGCGGCAGCGCGCCCGGCAGGACCACGTGCCACAGCCGTTCGGCCCGG includes the following:
- a CDS encoding LLM class flavin-dependent oxidoreductase gives rise to the protein MSLKLHWFLPTTGDGRTIVERFHASKSSGPRAQRPADLEYLGQVARAAEQQGFEGVLTPTGTWCEDAWLTTAALIQQTRKLKFLVAFRPGVISPTLAAQMAGTFQRLSQGRVLLNIVTGGDAVEQRRFGDWHDHDARYARTDEFLTIVRGVWSGKPFDFEGEHLKVEGATTLAAPDPVPPIYFGGSSPAALPVAARHADVYLTWGEPPAQVAEKIGKVRALAEAAGRTVRFGVRLHTITRDTSAEAWAEAQKLLDALSPEQVAKSQAVLGASESVGQQRMVALHGGRADAGVRGLEIHPGLWAGIGLVRGGAGTALVGSHEEVADLIEEYHAAGVSEFVLSGYPHLEEAYWFGEGVRPELARRGLLADVPSAAREANVERAAAAL
- a CDS encoding ABC transporter substrate-binding protein, which translates into the protein MHLRNSTVVATAALLLLGGLTACSSTTAASGPAPVPAAVSPADLAKVTLRVGDQKGGVKSLLTAANQLGAVPYRIEWSTFTSGPPLLEAASAGAIDLGRVGNTPPIFAAASKAKISVVSVAKSNVEREAILVPPDSPLPNVQALKGKTIAVAKGSSAHGQLLNTLKNAGLTTKDVKLSFLQPSEAYAAFTQHQVDAWAIWDPYTAQAQIDAHARVLADGRGSSNGLAFETASTAALADPGKNAAIKDFVTRVVKAQLWSNSHHDEWAKVWAAETGISLAVAQKSVDAGRDVPTPLDDSVVASEQQLADAFTEDKTLPGKVDFAQFADRRYGPEIEAARSNG
- a CDS encoding ABC transporter ATP-binding protein is translated as MASPLTAPVVEVRGLTKSFGDRTVLSGLNLEIGRGEFVALLGRSGSGKSTLLRVLAGLDGEIEGAAEVDGTVSVAFQQPRLLPWRKVWRNVVLGLRRDGRSQARNRAIAERAIAEVQLAAHADDWPLTLSGGEAQRLSLARALVREPDLLLLDEPFGALDALTRIAMHRLVEDLWRKHSPAVLLVTHDVDEALLLADRILVLDEGRIVAEHVLGHARPRTLTDHAGVRTRVLADLGVTEGAPA